The Pseudoalteromonas sp. UG3-2 genome contains a region encoding:
- a CDS encoding ABC transporter permease encodes MWFKLALTLFSRELRRGELTIILAAIALAVLTVFSLSSITERIRLNIEQKSADFIAADRRLSSNHDFDPSFVSTAQEYGLNTAKQVFFDSMLFANDELVLGSIKAVSESYPLRGQVTLKDTIDGSEYLIQGAPKPGHVWLSEGLFYSLGLAVGDSVEIGAGRFQVSKVLINEPDAPFFSLAGNKRVLINFSDIPTTKAIQPGSRVFYRLLFSGSETQLSDYYAWLKPQLKNNQSWQGIKDRQSPLGENLARSESFLLLAGLFGIMLAAVAMAVSAKRYCERQYDPVAMMKTLGGSRTTIRRIYLLHLSLVTVFSMVIGLAIGYALQSVGASYLIAFMDTSLPVAGPRPWLLSIAVGVVCAMMFSLKPLLDLFDIPPLRVLRRNLGDSIAISRIHMGLSVATIFALMWLFSRDIKITAILFSATALLMAVLFVVSRLLFKAGRSLGLSPGSSWSLAIATLQKRANANAIQLISFALAIKLMLFLVVLKNDMISDWQMQVPPDAPNAFFININEREIAPMAAQFEQNAIPHEHFYPVFRGRVNALNGEEFARRASLQEGEQQDEEAREGVGRELSLTWLNELPEGNEIVAGQWFDGTEQLQVSVAEGVAERVGIAVGDTLSFLINNQTIEAEVSSIRSVNWGSLKPNFVMIFNAQIAGQFPVTYFTAAKLGSGDNETISALLKQYPTISMIDIQSQIKQAQSMISQVSMAISFVLSIVLISGSLVLISQVQASLAERMQETVILRTLGAKGRLIKLATLYEFLMLGALAGLVAAIVSDITLFVIQVQTFDVAGRLHPYIWLLGPTTGALFVAAIGYFMVAKTMRQNTQGLLRKLA; translated from the coding sequence ATGTGGTTTAAGTTAGCACTTACTCTATTCTCGCGAGAGCTGCGTAGAGGGGAGCTAACCATTATCCTTGCAGCTATCGCACTGGCGGTGTTAACGGTGTTTAGTTTATCGTCCATCACCGAGCGGATCCGCCTTAACATTGAACAAAAGTCGGCTGACTTTATTGCCGCCGACAGACGCCTATCCAGTAACCATGACTTCGACCCCAGCTTTGTCAGTACGGCCCAAGAATATGGCTTGAACACCGCCAAGCAAGTGTTTTTTGACTCTATGCTGTTCGCCAATGACGAGCTGGTACTGGGTTCAATTAAAGCCGTCTCAGAGTCATACCCACTAAGAGGGCAAGTGACCCTTAAAGATACCATTGACGGCTCAGAGTACTTAATACAAGGTGCACCTAAGCCAGGCCACGTGTGGCTTAGTGAAGGACTATTTTACTCCTTAGGGCTTGCCGTTGGTGACTCAGTGGAAATTGGGGCAGGGCGTTTTCAAGTCAGTAAAGTGCTAATTAACGAGCCCGATGCGCCGTTTTTCTCCCTCGCAGGAAATAAGCGAGTACTTATTAACTTTTCTGATATTCCCACTACCAAAGCCATACAACCAGGCAGTCGGGTGTTTTATCGCTTGCTGTTTTCAGGCTCTGAGACACAGCTAAGCGATTATTACGCTTGGCTAAAGCCACAATTAAAAAACAATCAGTCTTGGCAAGGCATTAAAGACCGGCAATCGCCGCTGGGCGAAAATCTAGCGCGCTCAGAGAGCTTTTTATTGTTAGCGGGCCTGTTCGGTATTATGTTGGCAGCGGTGGCCATGGCGGTATCAGCCAAACGCTACTGTGAGCGTCAATACGACCCTGTGGCGATGATGAAAACCCTTGGCGGCAGTCGTACTACCATCCGCCGTATTTACCTTTTACATTTAAGCTTAGTGACCGTGTTTTCGATGGTGATTGGTTTGGCCATTGGTTATGCGCTGCAAAGCGTAGGGGCTTCTTACCTTATCGCCTTTATGGATACCAGCTTACCTGTGGCAGGACCTCGTCCTTGGCTGCTGAGCATTGCCGTTGGTGTGGTGTGTGCAATGATGTTTTCATTAAAGCCACTGCTGGACTTATTTGATATTCCACCACTGCGGGTATTGCGCCGTAACCTTGGCGATAGCATTGCCATTAGCCGTATTCACATGGGGTTATCGGTGGCCACTATTTTTGCCTTAATGTGGCTATTCAGTCGTGACATTAAGATCACTGCGATTTTATTCTCTGCCACCGCCTTACTAATGGCGGTATTATTTGTGGTGTCGCGGTTGCTGTTTAAAGCGGGCCGCAGCCTGGGCCTAAGCCCAGGGTCAAGTTGGTCTTTGGCAATAGCAACCCTACAAAAGCGCGCCAATGCTAATGCCATTCAGCTGATCAGCTTTGCGCTGGCGATAAAGCTAATGCTGTTTTTGGTGGTACTGAAAAATGACATGATTTCCGACTGGCAAATGCAAGTTCCACCTGATGCCCCCAATGCTTTTTTCATTAATATTAATGAACGTGAAATTGCACCAATGGCAGCCCAATTTGAGCAAAACGCCATTCCCCATGAACACTTTTACCCTGTTTTTCGTGGCCGAGTTAATGCCTTAAACGGCGAAGAGTTTGCCCGCAGAGCCTCATTACAAGAAGGTGAGCAGCAAGACGAAGAAGCCAGAGAAGGAGTCGGTCGCGAGCTGAGCCTTACTTGGCTTAATGAGCTGCCTGAAGGCAATGAAATTGTTGCAGGGCAATGGTTTGATGGCACCGAGCAATTACAGGTGTCGGTTGCAGAAGGAGTCGCTGAAAGAGTCGGCATTGCGGTTGGCGATACCCTGAGCTTTTTGATTAACAACCAAACCATCGAGGCTGAGGTAAGCAGTATCCGTAGTGTAAACTGGGGCTCACTGAAACCCAACTTTGTGATGATTTTTAACGCTCAAATTGCTGGGCAATTTCCAGTAACCTACTTTACTGCAGCCAAGCTTGGTAGCGGAGACAATGAAACCATCAGCGCACTATTAAAGCAGTATCCAACCATTAGCATGATTGATATCCAAAGCCAGATAAAACAAGCCCAGTCGATGATTTCGCAAGTATCAATGGCAATCAGCTTTGTTTTAAGTATCGTGCTAATTAGTGGTTCTTTGGTGCTTATTTCACAAGTGCAAGCCAGCCTTGCTGAGCGGATGCAAGAAACGGTGATTTTACGGACTCTAGGTGCCAAAGGCCGACTGATTAAGCTCGCTACCTTATATGAGTTTTTGATGTTAGGAGCGTTAGCGGGACTGGTTGCAGCCATTGTTAGCGACATCACCTTATTTGTTATCCAAGTGCAAACCTTTGATGTGGCCGGAAGACTACACCCTTATATTTGGCTGTTAGGGCCGACTACTGGGGCACTGTTTGTGGCCGCAATTGGCTACTTTATGGTGGCTAAAACCATGCGCCAAAACACCCAAGGCTTGCTCCGAAAGCTTGCCTAA
- a CDS encoding HAD family hydrolase: MDRIPVQGIIFDLDGTLVTSELDFSLIRAQIGCPKDTDLLSFIADLPSPYMQEEAMSIVHQHELSDAQHCSVIPGVPETLAQLIHHGVPLAVVTRNFTKAAELKLKTAGLPIPLLLTRDDAPAKPDPSALLHVAQSWQVAPSQCVYVGDYLYDIEAAKNAQMRSCLYAPGVIPHYADQADMVIDHFEQLISALCQFAPSKSKDYA, from the coding sequence ATGGATAGAATACCAGTGCAAGGTATTATTTTTGATCTCGATGGCACTCTTGTCACCTCAGAGCTCGACTTCTCATTGATAAGAGCACAAATAGGCTGCCCCAAGGATACCGATTTATTAAGCTTTATTGCCGATTTACCGTCCCCTTATATGCAAGAGGAGGCCATGAGCATTGTGCATCAACATGAGCTATCCGATGCCCAACATTGCAGCGTCATTCCCGGAGTACCAGAAACTTTAGCTCAACTTATTCATCATGGTGTGCCTTTGGCCGTGGTAACCAGAAACTTTACCAAGGCCGCTGAGCTAAAATTAAAAACCGCTGGCTTGCCCATACCGCTTCTGCTTACCAGAGACGACGCCCCAGCCAAACCCGATCCCAGCGCCTTGCTGCATGTTGCTCAGTCGTGGCAGGTCGCACCAAGCCAGTGTGTGTACGTTGGCGACTACTTGTACGACATTGAAGCGGCCAAAAACGCCCAAATGCGCTCTTGTTTATATGCTCCCGGAGTAATACCGCATTATGCCGACCAAGCGGATATGGTCATCGACCATTTTGAGCAGTTGATTTCAGCGCTTTGCCAGTTTGCACCGTCAAAGTCTAAAGACTATGCCTAG
- a CDS encoding YebC/PmpR family DNA-binding transcriptional regulator codes for MGRAFEVRKNAMAKTAAAKTKVNSKYGKEIYVVAKNGGADPDINLSLRRLIDKAKKDQVPAHVIDKAIEKAAGGAGEDYSPARYEGYGPGNSMIIVDCLTDNMNRTIKDVRLPFTKTGSSLGSPGCVAHMFDHFAILGFAGDDDESVLEALMMADVDVTDVEVEDGKVSVFAPHTEYFKAKTALTEAFDGITFEVDEITWVPQTHVEIDDEETIEAFEKLINMLEDVDDVQNVYHNAIVTK; via the coding sequence ATGGGTAGAGCATTTGAAGTCCGTAAAAACGCCATGGCAAAAACGGCGGCGGCAAAAACAAAAGTGAACTCCAAATACGGAAAAGAAATATACGTGGTGGCTAAAAACGGCGGCGCCGATCCAGACATCAATTTGTCATTACGTCGCCTTATTGATAAAGCGAAAAAAGATCAGGTTCCGGCTCACGTTATCGATAAAGCTATTGAAAAGGCCGCTGGCGGTGCAGGCGAAGATTACTCTCCTGCACGTTATGAGGGATATGGCCCAGGTAACAGCATGATTATCGTTGACTGCCTAACAGACAACATGAATCGTACCATTAAAGATGTACGCTTACCGTTTACCAAAACTGGTTCTAGCCTAGGTAGCCCAGGCTGTGTTGCACACATGTTCGACCACTTTGCTATTTTGGGCTTTGCTGGTGATGACGACGAGTCAGTTTTGGAAGCGCTAATGATGGCCGATGTTGACGTAACGGATGTCGAAGTAGAAGATGGCAAGGTATCGGTTTTTGCACCGCACACAGAATACTTCAAAGCCAAAACGGCACTCACAGAAGCGTTTGATGGCATTACTTTTGAAGTTGACGAAATTACTTGGGTACCACAAACCCACGTAGAAATTGACGACGAAGAAACCATCGAAGCGTTTGAAAAACTCATCAATATGCTTGAAGACGTTGATGACGTTCAAAACGTCTATCACAACGCCATTGTGACCAAGTAA
- a CDS encoding thioredoxin family protein, which translates to MSITDKVTGKLNQLESFTANSPAYFFPLKLVAWFILLLTLILTNMLALLRWPLVAIAKLARRDGTKTSEIVEVSSQEELKILVSKHDIVLVDFWADWCGPCLLMNSAIEDVSRKYSGEVLVAKVDASLNSTVSKSLAVRGLPTVIIFCDGVEFKRSSGALTVSQISSLIEEAKN; encoded by the coding sequence TTGAGCATTACAGATAAAGTTACCGGTAAATTGAACCAGCTAGAGTCATTCACAGCGAATTCCCCAGCTTATTTTTTTCCCTTAAAACTTGTTGCTTGGTTTATTCTCTTACTAACACTTATTCTAACCAACATGTTGGCACTCCTTCGGTGGCCATTGGTCGCAATTGCAAAACTAGCACGCCGTGATGGAACAAAGACGAGTGAAATTGTTGAGGTATCCTCGCAAGAAGAATTAAAAATACTGGTTTCAAAACACGATATCGTGCTGGTCGACTTTTGGGCTGACTGGTGTGGACCTTGTCTGTTGATGAATAGTGCTATTGAGGATGTTTCTCGTAAGTATTCCGGAGAAGTTCTTGTTGCTAAAGTGGATGCTTCATTAAACTCCACTGTAAGTAAGTCACTTGCCGTGAGAGGGCTACCGACAGTCATCATTTTTTGTGATGGAGTTGAGTTCAAAAGAAGCAGTGGCGCTCTGACAGTTAGCCAGATTTCTAGCCTTATTGAAGAGGCTAAGAATTAA
- a CDS encoding EF-hand domain-containing protein yields MKTAITAVSALLALASLGAHATSTFDQYDSDGDGYISLSESKANPKLMAQFKDLDADQDGQLSPEEFAQFKG; encoded by the coding sequence ATGAAAACAGCAATCACAGCAGTAAGCGCATTATTAGCATTAGCGTCACTTGGCGCGCATGCCACATCCACATTTGATCAATACGACAGCGATGGTGATGGTTACATTTCTCTAAGTGAATCAAAAGCCAACCCAAAGCTGATGGCACAGTTTAAAGACTTAGACGCGGATCAAGATGGTCAACTTAGCCCTGAAGAATTCGCTCAATTCAAAGGCTAA
- a CDS encoding EF-hand domain-containing protein codes for MKNLSILIATAALSLSSTAAFAKADFAKYDLDGNGTISIKEAQVDEALVEQFNDLDSNADGVLSKSEFAKY; via the coding sequence ATGAAAAACCTATCAATATTGATTGCAACAGCAGCGTTATCACTGAGTTCAACAGCGGCGTTTGCCAAGGCTGATTTTGCGAAATACGACCTTGATGGTAACGGCACCATTAGCATCAAAGAAGCACAGGTTGACGAAGCCCTAGTCGAGCAGTTTAACGACCTAGATAGCAATGCCGATGGCGTGTTAAGCAAATCCGAGTTTGCCAAGTACTAA
- a CDS encoding crotonobetainyl-CoA--carnitine CoA-transferase: MKIRNVFMTTVGILVSTMALAATLSFQDIDKDQDGQISEAEAAVSSELLGQFKQLDSDKNGQLSASEFANFKK, translated from the coding sequence ATGAAAATTAGAAATGTATTTATGACTACCGTGGGTATTTTGGTCAGCACCATGGCATTGGCAGCAACTTTATCTTTTCAAGATATTGATAAAGACCAAGATGGTCAGATCAGTGAGGCGGAAGCCGCCGTTTCAAGTGAACTACTAGGACAGTTCAAGCAATTGGACAGCGATAAAAATGGCCAATTGAGTGCATCGGAGTTTGCTAACTTCAAAAAATAG
- a CDS encoding EF-hand domain-containing protein, with the protein MKKTLLIISTFSAMFAAQAMAADFKDYDLDQDGFISKSEAALSESLASIFDKLDSDGDGKLSEQEFNQ; encoded by the coding sequence ATGAAAAAAACACTATTAATCATCAGTACTTTCAGTGCAATGTTTGCGGCACAAGCCATGGCTGCAGACTTTAAAGACTACGACTTAGACCAAGATGGTTTTATTTCGAAAAGCGAAGCCGCTTTATCTGAGTCTCTGGCGTCTATTTTCGATAAGTTAGATAGCGACGGTGATGGCAAGCTATCAGAGCAAGAGTTTAATCAGTAA
- a CDS encoding NAD(P)H-dependent flavin oxidoreductase — MLLTELLGISIPMIQAPMAGVQNWRLAAAAANAGALGSIPCGMLSPNQVVDEIEAFRENASGPYNLNFFCHDMPERNPYQMENWLKKLSPYYKVLDLKPNTQTSASLRMPFDAQMAAAIAPYKPPVISFHFGLPSPELVELIKSWGTTILSSATTLEEGKWLEQHGADIVIAQGIEAGGHRATFTSARMQSQLHTRQLVTILADALSIPVVAAGGIASHHDVKMMHDLGACGTQVGTCFLLCDEADTSAVHRAALKSLAAPSAITNIFTGKPARGIENKLMVELNYMSKDVPDFPYAAAALAPLRAAAESQGRSDFSHLWSGANRQGCREISTKAMIDLLWQGLE, encoded by the coding sequence ATGCTTTTGACAGAATTACTCGGTATCTCCATTCCTATGATCCAAGCCCCGATGGCTGGGGTACAAAACTGGCGTTTGGCTGCTGCCGCTGCAAATGCCGGAGCCTTAGGGTCTATTCCCTGTGGCATGTTAAGTCCAAACCAAGTTGTCGATGAAATCGAAGCCTTTAGAGAAAATGCATCCGGGCCCTACAACTTAAACTTTTTCTGTCATGACATGCCAGAGCGCAATCCATACCAAATGGAGAATTGGCTGAAAAAGCTGTCGCCCTACTATAAGGTCCTGGACCTAAAACCCAATACTCAAACCAGTGCCAGCTTACGCATGCCATTTGATGCACAAATGGCGGCTGCCATTGCGCCCTATAAGCCCCCGGTGATTAGTTTCCATTTCGGCCTTCCAAGCCCAGAGTTGGTCGAGCTGATAAAGTCGTGGGGAACCACCATCTTGTCTTCGGCCACCACCTTAGAAGAGGGTAAGTGGCTTGAACAGCATGGCGCTGATATTGTGATTGCACAGGGAATTGAAGCCGGTGGCCATCGTGCAACCTTCACCTCCGCGCGTATGCAATCGCAGCTACATACTAGGCAGCTGGTCACAATTCTGGCCGATGCCCTGAGCATTCCTGTGGTTGCCGCCGGTGGCATCGCCTCACATCATGATGTAAAAATGATGCATGATTTGGGTGCCTGCGGTACTCAAGTGGGTACATGCTTTTTACTCTGTGATGAAGCCGATACCTCTGCAGTGCATCGAGCCGCATTAAAGTCGTTAGCCGCCCCTTCTGCCATTACCAATATTTTTACTGGAAAACCCGCTCGTGGCATTGAGAATAAGCTCATGGTGGAACTCAATTATATGTCTAAGGATGTGCCCGACTTCCCTTACGCCGCCGCGGCTTTGGCGCCATTAAGAGCTGCCGCGGAATCCCAAGGCCGCAGTGACTTTAGCCATTTGTGGTCAGGGGCAAATCGGCAAGGGTGCCGTGAAATAAGCACTAAAGCCATGATTGATTTGCTCTGGCAAGGACTAGAATAG
- a CDS encoding LNS2 domain-containing protein, with protein MKYSLLAAAICCASSAVANPQCPNLVELETRYTAPDMTDRSFNNPLNRYLSWLPSYHMVHDQISAAEQPIQLTAKFDYGSVSHKDLEFETVEFYYRGETDSQWRYVGQQTTNGDGKAFITLPGLPAGQYRVYAGVPADGTGAEGFVTVVEPGTQAVLFDIDGTLTQSDAEQIGDYTGIKYADPKDAAFDLVQHYLDRGYQPVYLTARVYWYAKGTRSWLEWMGLPQGFLRTSLSNETSLFKTAEYKTAEINRLKAQGLDIVRAYGNAKTDAEAFITAGIPASDAFTIGPDAGHYGTTAITTDSYRAHLGDLTSYPIANCQ; from the coding sequence ATGAAATACTCTCTTTTAGCCGCAGCGATATGCTGTGCTAGCAGCGCTGTTGCCAACCCACAATGTCCTAACTTAGTTGAGCTAGAGACCCGCTATACAGCCCCAGATATGACAGATCGTAGCTTTAACAATCCACTCAATCGTTACCTTTCTTGGCTGCCTAGCTACCACATGGTGCACGACCAAATTAGCGCTGCAGAGCAACCCATTCAGCTTACAGCAAAATTCGATTACGGCAGCGTCAGCCACAAAGACTTAGAGTTTGAAACGGTAGAGTTTTACTATCGCGGTGAAACGGATAGCCAATGGCGCTATGTCGGCCAGCAAACCACCAACGGTGATGGCAAAGCGTTTATCACCTTACCAGGCTTACCCGCTGGGCAATACCGTGTATACGCAGGCGTACCCGCTGATGGCACTGGCGCAGAAGGATTTGTTACAGTGGTGGAACCTGGCACTCAAGCCGTGCTATTTGATATTGATGGCACCTTAACGCAATCTGATGCTGAGCAAATCGGCGACTATACGGGCATTAAGTATGCCGACCCCAAAGACGCAGCCTTTGATTTAGTACAACACTATCTCGACCGCGGCTATCAGCCGGTGTACTTAACCGCACGAGTTTATTGGTATGCCAAAGGCACCCGCAGCTGGCTAGAATGGATGGGGTTACCGCAAGGTTTCTTACGCACTTCGTTAAGCAATGAGACCAGTTTGTTTAAAACGGCTGAATACAAAACCGCTGAAATTAATCGCCTTAAAGCCCAAGGGTTAGACATTGTTCGTGCCTATGGCAATGCAAAAACCGATGCCGAAGCCTTTATTACTGCCGGGATCCCAGCAAGTGATGCCTTTACCATTGGTCCTGATGCTGGTCACTATGGCACCACCGCCATCACCACAGACAGCTACCGAGCTCACTTAGGCGACTTAACGTCATACCCCATCGCCAACTGCCAATAA
- a CDS encoding esterase/lipase family protein — MKKIITLTLTALLLLAKPAYSNEPLQYPVVLVHGLFGFDNLLGVDYFYRVPQAMQAVGADVHVAEVSSAHNSELRGEQLLQQVALIRAVTGKDKVNLIGHSQGAQTIRYVASVKPQWVASVTSIGGVNWGSRFADVVRGNVDNGSFSEQFLASLANGLAGLIDLLSGKATAPKDAIEALEALTTSGSIAFNQKYPEGVPEQYCGEQQSLAENGVHYFSWSGSKAWTNVFDPADNALALFSQVFDEPNDGLVSACSSNLGFVIGNQFKMNHLDQVNQTLGIHHLFETDPLTLYRQHVARLKALNL, encoded by the coding sequence ATGAAAAAAATAATTACACTCACCCTGACGGCACTGCTGTTGCTAGCTAAACCTGCCTACAGCAATGAGCCACTGCAATACCCCGTGGTATTAGTACACGGCTTATTTGGTTTTGATAACTTACTTGGGGTAGATTATTTCTACCGTGTGCCACAAGCAATGCAGGCGGTGGGCGCAGACGTCCATGTTGCAGAAGTGTCGTCCGCCCATAATTCCGAGTTACGAGGGGAGCAGTTGCTGCAGCAAGTGGCACTAATCAGGGCCGTTACTGGCAAAGACAAAGTGAACCTAATAGGGCACAGTCAAGGAGCGCAAACCATTCGTTATGTCGCCTCAGTGAAACCACAATGGGTGGCCTCAGTGACCAGTATCGGTGGTGTTAACTGGGGCAGTCGCTTTGCCGATGTGGTCCGCGGCAACGTCGATAACGGCTCTTTTTCAGAGCAATTTCTTGCTAGTTTAGCCAATGGTCTGGCTGGATTAATCGATTTGCTCTCCGGCAAAGCAACCGCACCCAAAGACGCCATTGAGGCACTAGAAGCGCTGACCACTTCTGGCTCAATAGCGTTTAATCAAAAGTATCCCGAAGGGGTTCCAGAACAATACTGTGGAGAGCAGCAAAGTCTGGCTGAAAATGGCGTGCATTACTTTTCTTGGAGTGGCAGCAAAGCGTGGACCAATGTCTTTGATCCCGCAGACAATGCCCTGGCTTTATTTTCCCAAGTATTTGATGAACCCAATGATGGACTAGTTTCGGCATGCTCAAGTAACCTCGGCTTTGTGATCGGCAATCAGTTCAAAATGAATCATTTAGATCAGGTTAATCAGACGCTTGGGATCCACCACTTATTTGAAACGGATCCATTAACCTTATATCGCCAACATGTCGCTCGGCTAAAAGCATTAAATCTATGA
- a CDS encoding lipase chaperone, which produces MKYWITALIVCLTIGWWGGLSKKAPPIASNDSDNRVDTELKLSQAPLVSLKVHNPDTCPAITLADKHTLDDWVLQLQQQQRTAQWQTQLSSLPQCLQPLAQRYLRYRQALTSVDDTLNLVERLELLTSLQRQFFSTQLIAVWFADENDWHQHALARWQILTDQSQSDAQKAQLIATHISQLNEDDQAIVAKQQHLQRLAKEWQTMSYNELADKVGTAAATRLMKAQQQQQLWQSRVQAFVTQTAQIHAQYGDTARAKQEIARLKRSDFSPNERKRLAVLVP; this is translated from the coding sequence ATGAAGTACTGGATCACGGCATTGATAGTCTGCCTCACCATCGGCTGGTGGGGCGGACTCTCTAAAAAAGCACCACCGATTGCAAGTAACGACAGTGATAACAGAGTGGACACAGAGCTTAAGCTCAGCCAAGCACCTCTAGTGAGCTTGAAGGTTCATAACCCAGATACATGCCCAGCAATCACTTTAGCAGATAAGCATACGCTGGATGACTGGGTGCTACAGCTACAACAGCAGCAACGCACCGCGCAGTGGCAAACACAGCTATCATCACTGCCTCAGTGCTTACAGCCTCTGGCACAGCGTTATTTGAGGTATCGACAAGCGCTTACCAGTGTTGATGATACCCTCAATTTAGTCGAGCGCTTGGAACTACTCACCAGCCTACAACGGCAGTTTTTTTCAACCCAGCTCATAGCGGTTTGGTTTGCAGACGAAAATGACTGGCACCAGCACGCATTAGCGCGTTGGCAGATTTTGACTGATCAGAGCCAAAGTGATGCACAAAAGGCACAATTAATTGCCACCCATATAAGCCAATTAAATGAAGATGACCAAGCTATTGTGGCTAAACAACAGCACTTACAACGGCTCGCTAAGGAATGGCAAACAATGAGTTATAATGAGCTGGCCGATAAGGTGGGAACAGCGGCTGCTACTCGATTAATGAAAGCACAGCAGCAGCAACAACTATGGCAAAGTAGAGTGCAAGCTTTCGTCACCCAAACAGCGCAAATACATGCTCAGTATGGTGATACTGCTAGGGCAAAGCAGGAAATAGCACGGCTTAAGCGCAGCGACTTTAGTCCAAATGAACGTAAACGCTTGGCGGTGCTTGTGCCTTAG
- a CDS encoding DUF3293 domain-containing protein translates to MIIEPSRWEVYTDCFFRPIKPLSPDSEGAIISLWNPLGQVYSVAANRRITRFWQGALQRQQSPHQLLWGGDKHMQYRELSVLLACNLNDAIHWSQRMQQLAFYFVEDHSITLFNTQFPSQHQQLKGTFAERIGYQRLPKRNQATT, encoded by the coding sequence ATGATTATCGAGCCGTCACGCTGGGAAGTTTATACTGACTGTTTTTTTCGCCCCATTAAGCCATTAAGCCCCGATAGTGAAGGGGCCATTATCAGTTTGTGGAATCCGCTTGGCCAGGTTTACTCTGTAGCGGCTAACCGTCGCATTACGCGATTTTGGCAAGGGGCTTTACAGCGCCAGCAAAGTCCCCATCAACTGTTGTGGGGTGGTGATAAGCACATGCAGTACCGTGAACTCAGTGTGCTGCTAGCATGCAACTTAAACGACGCTATTCATTGGTCACAGCGTATGCAACAACTGGCGTTTTACTTTGTCGAGGACCACAGCATCACCTTGTTCAATACCCAGTTTCCGAGTCAACATCAGCAACTCAAAGGCACCTTTGCAGAGCGCATTGGTTATCAGCGTCTGCCTAAGCGCAACCAGGCCACGACGTAA
- a CDS encoding LysR family transcriptional regulator: MINTTWLRTFCTLVELEHFTRTAEQLYMTQSGVSQHIRKLEAQVGTGLLIREGKQFSLTDAGKRLYQQAPDVLLALENLAQSVRVDSPYIGEVKVMSPGSIGLKLYPALLELQQQHTELTIDHRFAPNQDIERAILDNRVDIGLMTASNAQPNIDSELIGEDTLVLVTPAKLCNPTWEKLQQLGFIDHPDGGHHASLLLSQNFAEFQRIEGIKKSGFCNQISLIAEPVSRGLGFTVLPSQALAGYANQHKISLHTLAHPVSEPLYLCTKRMASLPRRVETVCNMITALLTKSA; encoded by the coding sequence ATGATAAATACCACTTGGCTGCGAACATTTTGTACCTTGGTAGAGCTTGAGCACTTTACTCGTACCGCAGAGCAGCTTTATATGACGCAATCGGGTGTCAGTCAGCACATTCGCAAGCTAGAAGCGCAAGTCGGCACAGGCTTGCTGATAAGAGAGGGTAAGCAGTTTTCTTTAACTGATGCTGGCAAACGTCTCTATCAGCAAGCCCCTGATGTATTGCTGGCACTAGAAAACTTGGCGCAAAGTGTACGGGTCGATTCCCCTTATATCGGAGAAGTAAAGGTAATGAGCCCCGGAAGCATCGGACTGAAACTCTACCCTGCACTCCTTGAATTGCAACAACAACATACTGAGTTGACAATAGATCACCGCTTTGCGCCAAACCAAGACATAGAGCGAGCGATACTCGATAACCGAGTTGATATTGGATTGATGACTGCTTCTAATGCACAGCCTAATATTGACAGCGAGCTTATTGGTGAGGACACTCTGGTGCTAGTAACGCCAGCAAAGCTATGCAACCCCACGTGGGAAAAATTACAACAACTTGGGTTTATCGACCACCCTGATGGTGGCCATCATGCCAGTCTGTTATTAAGTCAAAACTTTGCCGAGTTTCAGCGTATTGAGGGAATAAAAAAATCGGGGTTTTGTAATCAAATTAGTTTAATAGCTGAGCCTGTTAGCCGGGGGCTTGGGTTTACGGTATTGCCGAGCCAAGCGCTGGCCGGCTACGCTAATCAGCATAAAATTAGCCTTCATACCTTGGCACATCCGGTGAGCGAACCCCTGTATTTGTGTACCAAACGCATGGCGAGTTTACCCCGTCGCGTAGAAACGGTGTGCAATATGATCACCGCATTACTGACAAAATCAGCATGA